The candidate division TA06 bacterium genomic interval CCTCGGCAAAATAGGCCCGGTTATGGTTGGAGACCAAAGCTAGGGCGCAGACGAAGCGGGCGGTCCTTCTTTCCCGGGGCAGGTCTTTCAGCTCGGCCAGCAGTTTTTGGATGTTCTTTAAGGGATCGACTACCTCCCCGGCATAGCGGGCTGAATGCACGCCCGGACGGCCCTCTAATGCGTCCACCTCCAGGCCGGAATCATCGGCCAGCGCCCAGCAGCCGGAGTGATGGGCCACAGTCTGGGCCTTCAGCAGGGCATTGTCGGCAAAGGTACGGCCGGCCTCCTCCGCCTCCGGGCACTCTGGAAAATCATTCAGACTTAGAAACTCCACCCCGTCCACTTTCAGGATCTGGGTGATCTCTTTAAGTTTGTGAGCGTTCCTGGTGGCGATAACTATCTGCATAATTTAAAGTTGATTAAGTTCCAAGCACGAAACACTAAGAGTTTATCCTCAAATAAGCTTTGGGTCAGCATAAACGAGCGAAAAGGCATGTGGTGAGCCTGTCGAACCATGTCAGACAAGGAACGCGAGTGAAGCGTATCCACAGCGATACGGTGAATGAGCGTGACGCAGTATGGCGGTTTTGCAGCCGTTTACGCCCAAATTGTTATTTGAGGATAAGCTCTAAATCCTAAATCACCGCCTTGGCGGGATCCCGATATTGCGGGACAAATGCCAAAAATCAAAGTTTCCACTTTTTGGGCTGGTTTGAAATTTAAATATTCGTGCTCGCTTAGAGTTTCGCTATTCGGGTTTAGAATTTTCCAGAATTGGGTTATCTTAAATATTTCCACACCAGATAGATGATGGCCCCCCAGCCCCCCAGCCCGTGGCAGATGGCCGCAGCCCAGATGTTCCTGGTCTGCTGGGTCAGCCAGGCCAATACCAGCCCGCTCAGGAACACCGCCGCCGCCAGGGGCAGGCCCGGCCAGCCCGGCATTAGGAATCCCACCGTTACCAGATGATAAATGGTGAACAGCAGGGCCGAGACGATCACCGTCCTGGCCTTGGAGAACCGCAGCCTTAACAGCCCCTGCAAGCCGGCCCGCCAGTACAACTCCTCGCCCAGGGGTACGATTATCCCCACAAACAGGAAGAACTGCCAGAAACTATAGCGCAGGGCTTGGCTTTGGGCCAGGCG includes:
- a CDS encoding XTP/dITP diphosphatase — translated: MQIVIATRNAHKLKEITQILKVDGVEFLSLNDFPECPEAEEAGRTFADNALLKAQTVAHHSGCWALADDSGLEVDALEGRPGVHSARYAGEVVDPLKNIQKLLAELKDLPRERRTARFVCALALVSNHNRAYFAEGKIEGVIIKQPQGQDGFGYDPVFLLPELGKTMAQLSPEEKNGISHRTLALKKIAPLIASLSAQNRQSCPMA
- a CDS encoding CPBP family intramembrane metalloprotease; translated protein: MTKLQNKYSSPAFDFLLAALTLTPALANWLGLWILNDAWLAIVLCCLIFYGGAYWMIRVFRLRSMVAISSRNITKILGWGILTALAAAALVVVLGNIFFTRAISGNMLQVYSQRLAQSQALRYSFWQFFLFVGIIVPLGEELYWRAGLQGLLRLRFSKARTVIVSALLFTIYHLVTVGFLMPGWPGLPLAAAVFLSGLVLAWLTQQTRNIWAAAICHGLGGWGAIIYLVWKYLR